The following are from one region of the Escherichia sp. E4742 genome:
- the argO gene encoding arginine exporter ArgO produces MFSYYFQGLALGAAMILPLGPQNAFVMNQGIRRQYHIMIALLCAISDLVLICAGIFGGSALLMQSPWLLALVTWGGVAFLLWYGFGAFKTAMSSNIELVSAEVMKQGRWKIIATMLAVTWLNPHVYLDTFVVLGSLGGQLEPDPKRWFALGTISASFLWFFGLALLAAWLAPRLRTAKAQRIINLVVGCVMWIIALQLAKEGVAHAQALFS; encoded by the coding sequence GTGTTTTCTTATTATTTTCAAGGTCTTGCACTTGGTGCTGCTATGATTCTGCCGCTTGGTCCGCAAAATGCTTTTGTGATGAATCAGGGCATTCGGCGTCAGTACCACATTATGATTGCTTTGCTCTGCGCGATAAGCGATTTGGTCCTGATTTGCGCCGGGATTTTTGGTGGTAGCGCGTTATTGATGCAGTCACCGTGGTTGCTGGCGCTGGTGACCTGGGGCGGTGTGGCCTTCTTGCTGTGGTATGGTTTTGGTGCTTTTAAAACGGCGATGAGCAGTAATATTGAGCTGGTCAGTGCTGAAGTCATGAAACAGGGACGTTGGAAAATTATTGCCACTATGCTGGCGGTAACCTGGCTGAATCCGCATGTTTACCTGGATACCTTTGTGGTATTGGGCAGCCTGGGCGGGCAACTTGAGCCAGATCCCAAACGTTGGTTTGCCCTCGGGACGATCAGTGCCTCTTTCCTGTGGTTTTTTGGTCTGGCGTTATTAGCCGCCTGGCTGGCGCCGCGTTTGCGTACCGCCAAAGCGCAGCGCATTATCAATCTCGTGGTGGGCTGCGTTATGTGGATTATCGCCCTACAACTGGCGAAAGAGGGTGTTGCTCATGCACAAGCCTTGTTCAGTTAG
- the mscS gene encoding small-conductance mechanosensitive channel MscS — protein sequence MEDLKVVDSINGAGSWLVNNQALLLSYAVNIVAALAIIIVGLIIARMISNAVNRLMISRNIDATVADFLSALIRYAIIAFTLIAALGRVGVQTASVIAVLGAAGLAVGLALQGSLSNLAAGVLLVMFRPFRAGEYVDLGGVAGTVQSVQIFSTTMRTADGKIIVIPNGKIIAGNIINFSREPARRNEFIIGVAYDSDIDQVKQILTDIIQSEDRILKDREITVRLNELGASSINFVVRAWSNSGDLQNVYWDVLERIKREFDAAGISFPYPQMDVNFKRVKEDKAA from the coding sequence ATGGAAGATTTGAAAGTTGTCGATAGCATAAACGGCGCAGGATCCTGGTTGGTAAATAACCAGGCGCTGTTGCTGAGTTATGCTGTAAACATCGTGGCGGCACTCGCGATCATCATCGTTGGTTTGATTATCGCGCGGATGATTTCCAACGCGGTGAATCGCCTGATGATCTCCCGTAACATAGATGCCACCGTTGCTGATTTTCTTTCTGCATTAATCCGTTACGCAATTATCGCCTTTACGTTAATTGCAGCACTGGGCCGCGTGGGCGTACAAACCGCATCGGTTATTGCCGTACTCGGTGCCGCAGGTTTAGCTGTAGGTCTGGCCTTGCAGGGTTCACTATCTAACCTGGCTGCTGGCGTTTTGCTGGTTATGTTCCGCCCGTTCCGTGCAGGAGAATATGTTGACCTCGGCGGCGTTGCTGGTACTGTGCAGAGTGTGCAGATTTTCTCCACCACCATGCGTACCGCAGACGGTAAAATAATTGTTATTCCGAACGGTAAAATTATTGCCGGTAATATTATTAACTTCTCTCGTGAGCCGGCGCGCCGTAACGAATTTATTATTGGCGTAGCGTATGATTCTGATATCGATCAGGTTAAGCAGATTTTGACCGATATTATTCAGTCCGAAGATCGTATTTTAAAAGATCGTGAAATTACCGTACGCCTGAACGAACTTGGCGCATCGTCGATTAATTTCGTCGTTCGTGCCTGGAGCAACAGTGGCGATCTGCAAAACGTGTACTGGGATGTGCTGGAACGTATTAAACGTGAATTTGATGCTGCTGGTATCAGCTTCCCGTATCCGCAAATGGATGTGAACTTTAAGCGGGTGAAAGAGGATAAAGCTGCATAA
- the fbaA gene encoding class II fructose-bisphosphate aldolase — MSKIFDFVKPGVITGDDVQKVFQVAKENNFALPAVNCVGTDSINAVLETAAKVKAPVIVQFSNGGASFIAGKGVKSDVPQGAAILGAISGAHHVHQMAEHYGVPVILHTDHCAKKLLPWIDGLLDAGEKHFAATGKPLFSSHMIDLSEESLQENIEICSKYLERMSKIGMTLEIELGCTGGEEDGVDNSHMDASALYTQPEDVDYAYTELSKISPRFTIAASFGNVHGVYKPGNVVLTPTILRDSQEYVSKKHNLPHNSLNFVFHGGSGSTAQEIKDSVSYGVVKMNIDTDTQWATWEGVLNYYKANEAYLQGQLGNPKGEDQPNKKYYDPRVWLRAGQTSMIARLEKAFQELNAIDVL, encoded by the coding sequence ATGTCTAAGATTTTTGATTTCGTAAAACCTGGCGTAATCACTGGTGATGACGTACAGAAAGTTTTCCAGGTAGCAAAAGAAAACAACTTCGCACTGCCAGCAGTAAACTGCGTCGGTACTGACTCCATTAACGCCGTACTGGAAACCGCTGCTAAAGTTAAAGCGCCGGTTATCGTTCAGTTCTCCAACGGTGGTGCTTCCTTTATCGCTGGTAAAGGCGTGAAATCTGACGTTCCGCAGGGCGCTGCTATCCTGGGGGCGATCTCTGGTGCGCATCACGTTCACCAGATGGCTGAACACTATGGTGTTCCGGTTATCCTGCATACCGACCACTGCGCGAAGAAACTGCTGCCGTGGATCGACGGTCTGCTGGACGCGGGTGAAAAACACTTCGCTGCTACCGGTAAGCCGCTGTTCTCTTCTCACATGATCGACCTGTCTGAAGAATCTCTGCAAGAGAACATCGAAATCTGCTCTAAATACCTGGAGCGCATGTCCAAAATCGGCATGACTCTGGAAATCGAACTGGGTTGCACCGGTGGTGAAGAAGACGGCGTGGACAACAGCCACATGGACGCTTCTGCACTGTACACCCAGCCGGAAGACGTTGATTACGCATACACCGAGCTGAGCAAAATCAGCCCGCGTTTCACCATCGCTGCGTCCTTTGGTAACGTACACGGTGTTTACAAGCCGGGTAACGTTGTTCTGACTCCGACCATCCTGCGCGACTCTCAGGAATATGTTTCTAAGAAACACAACCTGCCGCACAACAGCCTGAACTTCGTATTCCACGGCGGTTCCGGTTCTACTGCTCAGGAAATCAAAGACTCCGTAAGCTACGGTGTAGTTAAAATGAACATCGATACCGACACCCAATGGGCGACCTGGGAAGGTGTTCTGAACTACTACAAAGCGAACGAAGCTTACCTGCAGGGCCAGCTGGGCAACCCGAAAGGCGAAGATCAGCCGAACAAGAAATACTACGATCCGCGCGTATGGCTGCGTGCCGGTCAGACTTCGATGATCGCTCGTCTGGAAAAAGCATTCCAGGAACTGAACGCGATCGACGTTCTGTAA
- the pgk gene encoding phosphoglycerate kinase, whose translation MSVIKMTDLDLAGKRVFIRADLNVPVKDGKVTSDARIRASLPTIELALKQGAKVMVTSHLGRPTEGEYNEEFSLLPVVNYLKDKLSNPVRLVKDYLDGVDVAEGELVVLENVRFNKGEKKDDETLSKKYAALCDVFVMDAFGTAHRAQASTHGIGKFADVACAGPLLAAELDALGKALKEPARPMVAIVGGSKVSTKLTVLDSLSKIADQLIVGGGIANTFIAAQGHDVGKSLYEADLVDEAKRLLTTCNIPVPSDVRVATEFSETAPATLKSVNDVKADEQILDIGDASAQELAEILKNAKTILWNGPVGVFEFPNFRKGTEIVANAIADSEAFSIAGGGDTLAAIDLFGIADKISYISTGGGAFLEFVEGKVLPAVAMLEERAKK comes from the coding sequence ATGTCTGTAATTAAGATGACCGATCTGGATCTTGCTGGGAAACGTGTATTTATCCGTGCGGATCTGAACGTACCAGTAAAAGACGGGAAAGTAACCAGCGACGCGCGTATCCGTGCTTCTCTGCCGACCATCGAACTGGCCCTGAAACAAGGCGCGAAAGTGATGGTAACTTCCCACCTGGGTCGTCCTACCGAAGGCGAGTACAACGAAGAATTCTCTCTGCTGCCGGTTGTTAACTACCTGAAAGACAAACTGTCTAACCCGGTTCGTCTGGTTAAAGATTACCTCGACGGCGTTGACGTTGCTGAAGGTGAACTGGTTGTTCTGGAAAACGTTCGCTTCAACAAAGGCGAGAAGAAAGACGACGAAACCCTGTCCAAAAAATACGCTGCACTGTGTGACGTGTTCGTAATGGACGCATTCGGTACTGCTCACCGCGCGCAAGCTTCTACTCACGGTATCGGTAAATTCGCTGATGTTGCGTGCGCAGGCCCGCTGCTGGCAGCTGAACTGGACGCGCTGGGTAAAGCACTGAAAGAACCTGCTCGCCCGATGGTGGCTATCGTTGGTGGTTCTAAAGTATCTACCAAACTGACCGTTCTGGACTCCCTGTCTAAAATCGCTGACCAGCTGATCGTTGGTGGTGGTATCGCTAACACCTTTATCGCGGCACAAGGCCACGATGTGGGTAAATCCCTGTACGAAGCTGACCTGGTTGACGAAGCAAAACGTCTGCTGACCACCTGCAACATCCCGGTTCCGTCTGATGTTCGCGTAGCGACTGAGTTCTCTGAAACCGCTCCGGCTACTCTGAAATCTGTTAACGACGTGAAAGCTGACGAGCAGATCCTGGATATCGGTGATGCTTCCGCTCAGGAACTGGCTGAAATCCTGAAGAATGCGAAAACCATTCTGTGGAACGGTCCGGTTGGCGTGTTCGAATTCCCGAACTTCCGCAAAGGTACTGAAATCGTGGCTAACGCTATCGCAGACAGCGAAGCGTTCTCCATCGCTGGCGGCGGCGACACTCTGGCAGCAATCGACCTGTTCGGCATTGCTGACAAAATCTCCTACATCTCCACTGGCGGCGGCGCATTCCTCGAATTCGTGGAAGGTAAAGTACTGCCTGCAGTAGCGATGCTCGAAGAGCGCGCTAAGAAGTAA
- the epd gene encoding erythrose-4-phosphate dehydrogenase codes for MTVRVAINGFGRIGRNVVRALYESGRRAEITVVAINELADAAGMAHLLKYDTSHGRFAWEVREERDQLFVGDDAIRVLHERSLQSLPWRELGVDVVLDCTGVYGTREHGEAHIAAGAKKVLFSHPGSNDLDATVVYGVNQDQLRAEHRIVSNASCTTNCIIPVIKLLDDAYGIESGTVTTIHSAMHDQQVIDAYHPDLRRTRAASQSIIPVDTKLAAGITRFFPQFNDRFEAIAVRVPTINVTAIDLSVTVKKPVKANEVNLLLQKAAQGAFHGIVDYTELPLVSVDFNHDPHSAIVDGTQTRVSGAHLIKTLVWCDNEWGFANRMLDTTLAMATVAFR; via the coding sequence ATGACCGTACGCGTAGCGATAAATGGCTTCGGTCGCATCGGGCGTAATGTGGTTCGTGCTTTGTATGAATCAGGACGCCGTGCGGAAATTACCGTGGTGGCAATCAACGAACTGGCGGATGCTGCGGGCATGGCGCATTTGTTGAAATATGACACCAGTCATGGCCGTTTTGCATGGGAAGTCCGTGAGGAACGTGATCAACTTTTTGTTGGTGATGATGCCATTCGCGTATTGCATGAACGTTCACTGCAATCGCTTCCCTGGCGTGAACTAGGCGTTGATGTGGTTCTCGACTGCACCGGCGTATATGGCACCCGCGAGCATGGCGAAGCGCACATTGCCGCCGGGGCCAAAAAAGTGCTCTTTTCACATCCTGGCAGTAACGATCTCGACGCGACCGTTGTTTACGGCGTCAATCAGGATCAACTTCGTGCAGAACACCGCATCGTTTCTAACGCTTCCTGTACCACGAATTGCATAATTCCTGTCATCAAATTGTTGGATGATGCGTACGGTATTGAGTCCGGCACTGTGACCACAATTCACTCCGCCATGCACGATCAACAGGTTATTGATGCGTACCATCCTGACCTGCGCCGCACCCGGGCAGCCAGTCAGTCGATTATTCCGGTCGATACCAAACTGGCCGCGGGTATCACACGATTTTTTCCGCAATTTAACGATCGCTTTGAAGCGATTGCGGTACGTGTGCCAACCATAAATGTGACGGCAATCGATTTAAGCGTGACGGTGAAGAAACCAGTAAAAGCCAATGAAGTCAACCTGTTGCTGCAAAAAGCAGCACAAGGTGCATTTCATGGTATAGTTGACTATACGGAATTACCGTTGGTCTCTGTAGATTTTAACCACGATCCGCACAGTGCCATTGTCGATGGCACCCAAACTCGGGTCAGTGGCGCACACCTGATCAAAACGTTGGTCTGGTGCGATAACGAATGGGGCTTTGCTAACCGAATGCTCGACACGACGTTAGCTATGGCTACTGTTGCTTTCAGGTAA
- a CDS encoding PPC domain-containing DNA-binding protein → MITLPYPYSSSARFYALRLLPGQEVLSQLRAFAQQQQLHAAWIAGCTGSLTDVALRYAGQENTALLSGKFEVIALNGTLEHTGEHLHLCVSDPRGAMLGGHMMPGCTVRTTLELVIGSLEELAFSRQPCALSGYDELHISPVK, encoded by the coding sequence ATGATAACATTGCCCTACCCTTATTCTTCCTCCGCACGCTTTTACGCGCTGCGCCTGCTCCCCGGGCAGGAAGTTCTCTCCCAATTACGCGCCTTCGCGCAGCAACAACAACTCCACGCCGCGTGGATTGCAGGTTGTACCGGCAGTCTGACTGACGTTGCCTTACGCTATGCCGGGCAAGAAAACACGGCCCTACTAAGCGGTAAGTTCGAAGTGATCGCACTGAACGGCACGCTGGAACACACTGGCGAGCATCTTCATCTCTGCGTTTCTGACCCACGCGGCGCGATGCTTGGCGGCCACATGATGCCTGGCTGTACCGTACGCACCACGCTTGAACTGGTGATCGGCAGCCTTGAGGAACTGGCTTTTAGCCGCCAACCTTGCGCGCTTTCTGGTTACGACGAGTTGCATATTTCCCCCGTTAAATAA
- a CDS encoding ECF transporter S component → MARRHFSSQALVLIVISIAINMIGGQLASMVKLPIFLDSIGTLISAVLLGPVIGMLTGLLTNLLWGLLTDPIAAAFAPVAMVIGLVAGWLARAGWFRTLPKVIVSGVIITLAVTVVAVPLRTALFGGVTGSGADLFVAWMHSMGQNLVESVAITVMGANLVDKILTAVIVWLLLRQLPIRTTRHFPAMAAVR, encoded by the coding sequence ATGGCGCGTCGCCACTTTTCCAGTCAGGCACTGGTGTTGATCGTTATCTCTATCGCCATCAATATGATCGGCGGGCAACTGGCCAGCATGGTTAAATTACCTATTTTCCTCGACTCAATCGGTACGCTCATTAGCGCGGTACTACTTGGCCCGGTTATTGGCATGTTGACCGGCTTACTGACCAATTTACTTTGGGGATTGCTAACCGACCCGATCGCCGCTGCATTTGCTCCCGTGGCAATGGTTATTGGTCTGGTCGCAGGTTGGCTGGCGCGGGCGGGTTGGTTTCGCACTCTGCCGAAAGTCATTGTCAGCGGCGTGATTATTACCCTGGCGGTCACAGTCGTCGCTGTGCCGCTACGTACTGCGCTGTTCGGCGGCGTGACAGGAAGCGGGGCCGATTTGTTCGTTGCCTGGATGCACTCAATGGGGCAAAACCTGGTGGAGTCGGTGGCGATAACGGTAATGGGCGCGAACCTGGTCGACAAAATTCTCACGGCGGTGATTGTCTGGCTTTTGCTCCGACAGTTGCCGATTCGCACCACGCGGCATTTCCCGGCAATGGCAGCCGTGCGCTAA
- a CDS encoding energy-coupling factor transporter transmembrane component T, whose protein sequence is MHPFTSLTLWALAACTTLILPTQTILPVYSAATFLCLVALKATRRRAKYVSWLMFSLGAGLWLVHGGWLTEWLSGTPRSPERWTYAITLWLRILAIVSTSQLWMQFVPVQRFIRALFASRLPPGVAYLFAGPLLVVEQLKRQLAIIHEAQRARGVPLDESWYQRLRAMPALIIPLTHNALNDLAVRGAALDMRAFRIHNRRTTLWAPPDSNLEKVARYTMILLMLAEFGVWLWLR, encoded by the coding sequence ATGCATCCGTTTACATCCTTAACGCTGTGGGCGCTGGCGGCCTGCACCACGCTTATCCTGCCCACACAGACAATATTGCCAGTCTATAGCGCGGCGACCTTTCTCTGCCTTGTCGCGTTAAAGGCCACGCGACGGCGGGCAAAATATGTCTCCTGGCTGATGTTCTCGCTGGGGGCCGGGCTGTGGCTGGTGCACGGCGGCTGGCTGACAGAATGGCTTAGCGGCACGCCGCGTTCGCCGGAGCGTTGGACGTATGCCATTACGCTCTGGTTGAGGATTCTGGCTATCGTTTCAACCTCACAGTTGTGGATGCAATTCGTCCCCGTGCAACGTTTTATCCGCGCTCTGTTTGCTTCTCGCCTGCCGCCGGGCGTCGCTTATCTGTTCGCTGGGCCGTTATTGGTCGTCGAGCAATTAAAACGGCAATTAGCGATTATTCATGAAGCACAGCGTGCGCGCGGCGTGCCGCTGGATGAGAGCTGGTATCAGCGTTTACGTGCGATGCCCGCGTTAATTATTCCGCTAACACACAATGCGCTTAACGATCTAGCTGTCCGTGGTGCGGCGCTGGATATGCGGGCATTTCGGATCCACAACCGGCGCACTACGTTATGGGCACCACCTGACAGTAACCTGGAAAAAGTGGCGCGTTACACCATGATATTGCTAATGCTGGCAGAATTCGGAGTGTGGCTATGGTTACGTTAG
- a CDS encoding ABC transporter ATP-binding protein has protein sequence MVTLEQFRYCPTHSTNPPFCYDFHYAKPGMVAIFGDNGSGKSTLAQLMAGWYPDFLPGEVAGTGTLLGTPIGQIPLNEQSATTQLVQQSPYLQLSGCTFSVEEEVAFGPENLCLAEAEIMARIDAALTLTECQPLRHRHPATLSGGETQRVVIACAIAMQPKLLILDEAFSRLTPQASKMLLQRLQHWALERGSLIILFERHRTPFLNYCQQAWHLQNGAIQPLC, from the coding sequence ATGGTTACGTTAGAACAGTTTCGCTATTGCCCGACACACTCAACAAATCCTCCGTTCTGTTATGACTTTCACTATGCCAAACCGGGGATGGTCGCCATCTTTGGTGATAACGGCAGTGGCAAAAGTACGCTGGCGCAACTGATGGCGGGCTGGTATCCGGACTTTCTGCCAGGAGAGGTTGCTGGCACGGGGACGCTTCTCGGTACGCCCATTGGACAGATCCCGCTCAATGAGCAATCCGCCACTACCCAGCTCGTCCAGCAATCGCCCTATTTGCAACTCTCCGGTTGTACCTTTAGCGTGGAGGAAGAAGTTGCCTTTGGGCCAGAAAATCTGTGTCTTGCTGAAGCAGAGATTATGGCGCGGATTGATGCCGCCCTGACTCTGACCGAGTGCCAGCCGTTGCGCCATCGCCACCCGGCAACGCTCTCCGGCGGAGAGACTCAGCGCGTGGTCATCGCCTGCGCCATCGCGATGCAGCCAAAACTATTAATTCTTGATGAAGCCTTTAGCCGCCTGACGCCGCAGGCCAGCAAAATGCTGTTGCAGCGCTTACAACACTGGGCGCTTGAACGTGGTTCGCTGATTATTCTTTTTGAACGTCATCGCACGCCTTTCCTGAACTACTGCCAGCAGGCGTGGCACCTGCAAAACGGAGCGATCCAGCCATTATGTTAA
- a CDS encoding ABC transporter ATP-binding protein — protein MLTLNQVTYRWPGAVTDCLCDISLQLKQGEWLALTGDNGAGKSTLLRIMAGLLTPTAGTVMLQQQAMKNLKNRQRSANIGVLFQEAENQLFHSTVADEIAFGLKLQRCPADQITQRTNAALQCCQLADVASAHPLDLHSAQRRMVAVACLEALSPPLLLLDEPSRDFDENWLSVFESWLEKCRQRGTSVVAISHDAAFTRRHFSRVVRLEDGVIRNVNPPDDIHP, from the coding sequence ATGTTAACGTTAAATCAGGTAACTTATCGCTGGCCAGGCGCGGTAACGGATTGTCTTTGCGACATTTCTCTGCAACTCAAACAAGGTGAATGGTTGGCGCTGACCGGCGACAATGGCGCTGGGAAATCGACGTTGTTGCGGATAATGGCAGGTCTTCTTACGCCCACAGCTGGTACGGTTATGCTGCAACAACAGGCGATGAAAAACCTGAAAAACCGCCAGCGCTCGGCAAACATTGGCGTACTGTTTCAGGAAGCGGAAAACCAGCTTTTTCACAGCACCGTCGCCGACGAGATCGCATTTGGTTTGAAACTGCAAAGATGCCCGGCGGACCAAATCACTCAACGTACCAATGCTGCCCTGCAATGCTGTCAGTTAGCAGATGTTGCCAGTGCGCATCCGTTAGATCTGCATAGTGCGCAGCGACGGATGGTCGCCGTCGCCTGCCTGGAAGCACTCTCTCCGCCACTATTGCTACTGGACGAGCCGAGTCGGGATTTTGACGAAAATTGGTTGAGCGTGTTTGAAAGCTGGCTGGAAAAGTGCCGCCAGCGAGGCACGAGCGTCGTAGCAATCAGTCATGACGCCGCATTTACCCGGCGTCATTTCTCTCGTGTGGTGCGACTGGAAGATGGTGTAATCAGGAACGTTAATCCACCAGACGATATTCACCCGTAG
- a CDS encoding nucleoside/nucleotide kinase family protein, producing MKIELTVNGLKVQAQYSDDEIENVHKPLLRMLAALQAVNPQRRTVVFLCAPPGTGKSTLTTFWEYLAQQDPELPAIQTLPMDGFHHYNSWLDAHQLRPFKGAPETFDVAKLAENLRQVVEGDCTWPQYDRQKHDPVEDALHVTAPLVIVEGNWLLLDDEKWCQLAQFCDFSIFINAPATALRERLVGRKLAGGLSLADAEAFYDRTDGPNVRRVLEESLPANLILMMTATGEYRLVD from the coding sequence GTGAAAATCGAACTGACGGTGAATGGACTAAAGGTACAGGCGCAGTACTCTGATGATGAAATTGAGAATGTTCATAAACCGCTACTGCGTATGCTGGCGGCCTTACAGGCGGTAAATCCGCAGCGACGTACGGTGGTTTTTCTTTGCGCTCCGCCGGGGACGGGTAAATCTACATTAACTACCTTCTGGGAATATCTCGCGCAACAAGACCCTGAATTACCCGCTATCCAGACGCTCCCGATGGATGGTTTTCACCATTACAATAGCTGGCTGGATGCGCATCAATTGCGCCCCTTCAAAGGCGCACCAGAGACATTCGACGTTGCGAAACTGGCGGAAAATCTGCGCCAGGTAGTGGAAGGGGATTGTACGTGGCCGCAGTACGATCGACAAAAGCATGATCCTGTTGAAGATGCGTTGCACGTTACCGCACCTCTCGTCATCGTCGAAGGAAACTGGTTGTTGCTGGACGACGAGAAGTGGTGCCAGCTTGCGCAATTTTGTGATTTCTCGATCTTTATCAACGCGCCAGCTACTGCGTTGCGGGAACGGCTGGTGGGGCGCAAGCTGGCGGGAGGGTTATCGCTGGCAGACGCAGAAGCTTTTTATGACCGTACCGACGGGCCGAATGTTCGCCGGGTGCTTGAAGAGAGTCTGCCGGCAAATTTGATCTTAATGATGACCGCTACGGGTGAATATCGTCTGGTGGATTAA
- the fumE gene encoding fumarase E translates to MATLTEDDVLEQLDAQDNLFSFMKTAHSILLQGIRQFLPSLFVDNDEEIVEYAVKPLLAQSGPLDDIDVALRLIYALGKMDKWLYADITHFSQYWHYLNEQDETPGFTDDITWDFISNVNSITRNATLYDALKAMKFADFAIWSEARFSGMVKTALTLAVTTTLKELTP, encoded by the coding sequence ATGGCGACGCTGACAGAAGATGATGTGCTTGAGCAACTGGATGCACAGGACAATTTATTTTCATTTATGAAAACTGCGCATTCTATTTTGCTCCAGGGGATACGCCAGTTTCTGCCGTCGCTGTTTGTCGATAACGATGAAGAGATCGTCGAATATGCAGTGAAGCCGTTACTCGCCCAAAGCGGCCCGCTTGACGATATTGATGTTGCGCTGCGTTTGATTTATGCGCTGGGGAAAATGGATAAATGGCTGTATGCCGATATCACGCACTTTTCCCAGTACTGGCATTACCTGAACGAACAGGATGAAACGCCCGGATTTACCGATGATATAACCTGGGATTTTATCAGCAATGTCAACAGTATAACTCGCAATGCGACGCTCTACGATGCGTTAAAAGCGATGAAGTTCGCCGATTTCGCCATCTGGTCAGAGGCGCGTTTTAGCGGGATGGTCAAAACGGCGCTGACGCTGGCAGTAACGACAACTTTAAAGGAATTAACGCCGTGA
- the glpX gene encoding class II fructose-bisphosphatase — MMSLAWPLFRVTEQAALAAWPQTGCGDKNKIDGLAVTAMRQALNDVAFRGRVVIGEGEIDHAPMLWIGEEVGKGDGPEVDIAVDPIEGTRMVAMGQSNALAVMAFAPRDSLLHAPDMYMKKLVVNRLAAGAIDLSLPLADNLRNVARALGKPLDKLRMVTLDKPRLSAAIEEATQLGVKVFALPDGDVAASVLTCWQDNPYDVMYTIGGAPEGVISACAVKALGGDMQAELIDFCQAKGDYTENRQIAEQERKRCKEMGVEVNRVYSLDELVRGNDILFSATGVTGGELVNGIQQTANGVRTQTLLIGGADQTCNIIDSLH; from the coding sequence ATGATGTCCCTGGCGTGGCCATTATTTCGCGTTACGGAACAGGCAGCGTTGGCTGCCTGGCCGCAAACCGGATGTGGCGACAAAAATAAAATTGATGGCCTGGCGGTCACCGCGATGCGCCAGGCATTAAACGACGTCGCTTTTCGTGGGCGAGTGGTTATCGGCGAAGGAGAAATTGACCATGCGCCGATGCTGTGGATTGGAGAAGAGGTGGGCAAAGGCGATGGGCCAGAAGTCGATATCGCGGTTGACCCGATTGAAGGCACGCGGATGGTGGCGATGGGGCAGAGCAATGCGCTGGCGGTCATGGCTTTCGCCCCTCGAGATAGCCTGTTACATGCGCCCGATATGTATATGAAAAAGCTGGTTGTTAATCGACTGGCTGCCGGGGCGATTGATCTGTCTTTGCCTCTGGCGGACAACCTGCGCAACGTGGCGCGGGCGTTAGGTAAACCGCTGGACAAGCTGCGCATGGTTACGCTGGATAAACCGCGCCTGAGTGCCGCGATTGAAGAAGCAACACAGCTGGGCGTGAAGGTTTTTGCCCTGCCGGATGGCGATGTCGCCGCCAGCGTGCTGACCTGCTGGCAGGATAATCCTTACGATGTGATGTACACCATCGGTGGCGCACCGGAAGGCGTTATTTCTGCCTGTGCTGTTAAAGCGTTGGGGGGGGATATGCAGGCGGAATTAATCGATTTTTGCCAGGCCAAAGGTGACTACACCGAAAATCGGCAAATCGCAGAACAGGAGCGTAAGCGTTGTAAGGAGATGGGTGTTGAAGTCAACCGTGTGTACTCGCTCGATGAACTGGTGAGGGGGAACGATATCCTCTTTAGCGCTACGGGCGTGACGGGCGGCGAGTTGGTGAACGGTATCCAACAGACGGCGAATGGGGTGCGGACGCAGACATTACTGATCGGCGGCGCGGACCAAACGTGTAATATAATAGACTCCCTGCATTGA